One Plasmodium vivax scf_7154 genomic scaffold, whole genome shotgun sequence genomic window carries:
- a CDS encoding tryptophan-rich antigen (Pv-fam-a) (encoded by transcript PVX_109280A) yields MVSLKLIALFTLTSTFILSVIPASLQNECNNAKDCALNISNEETAEIEKTDEWKENEWNKWKLKLEDNWKQFNLSLIKEKNEWIQNVTKDWNEWMQNMQHKWTHYIENMDESHKSHILEKSLTWNNADWENWVNTELKGLIDNEWQNWINQIESQRYTWIEDKWVHWRSYQILTWLKSDWKHDENICWLRKEYIEWNKPSKVRNTGGWLKWKERIYKQSLEWLYWVQNKEKIIQNIKCSGWIRWKDDKNKIFNQWKECFLNNWIREEKWNSLFNDKQTLFLRQ; encoded by the exons atggtttctttaaaattaattgccTTATTTACGTTAACTTCGACCTTTATTTTAAGCGTCATTCCTGCA TCCCTTCAAAATGAATGCAACAACGCTAAAGATTGCGCACTCAACATATCAAATGAGGAAACAgcagaaattgaaaaaacaGATGAGTGGAAAGAAAACGAGTGGAATAAGTGGAAATTGAAATTAGAAGATAATTGGAAACAGTTTAATTTATCactaataaaagaaaaaaacgagtgGATCCAGAATGTAACAAAGGACTGGAATGAATGGATGCAAAACATGCAACATAAATGGACGCATTACATTGAAAATATGGATGAATCGCATAAATCTCATATCCTAGAAAAATCATTAACATGGAATAATGCCGATTGGGAAAATTGGGTTAATACGGAACTCAAAGGACTCATTGATAACGAATGGCAAAATTGGATTAATCAAATCGAATCACAGCGTTACACATGGATAGAGGATAAATGGGTCCACTGGAGAAGCTACCAAATCTTGACATGGCTCAAGAGCGATTGGAAACATGACGAAAACATATGCTGGTTAAGGAAGGAATATATAGAATGGAACAAACCTTCAAAAGTACGAAATACGGGAGGGTGGctcaaatggaaagaaagaatATACAAACAAAGCCTAGAATGGTTATATTGGGtacaaaataaagagaaaataattcaaaatattaaGTGCAGTGGTTGGATACGATGGAAAGatgataaaaacaaaatttttaatcaatGGAAGGAATGTTTTCTGAATAATTGGATACGTgaggaaaaatggaattcaTTGTTTAACGATAAGCAGACTTTATTTTTGAGACAATAA